AAATACCCTCCAACCCTTAAGAAGGATTTTAGTCTATTGTGATGAGATGAACTGCCACTATTTCATTTTCTGAATTTgtagagaaataaaataaaatttgtgtaATATGATTCAATCCTATAATATTAGAatactttaatttatttgaatttctcTTTCATCATAAGTAGAGCTTAAGGGATGGAGGGTGATTTGGACTAAAAAATGTTTAAGAAGTGCAAAAGTTCTTTAGTGATATTAAACCAAAGTTTATGGACGtagtgatatttttaaagtttgagTACCGCATTTGATACCAAATCAATGTTAATGTATCAAAAATGTAGTTCAAGTTTTCTATATAATGCAAAAGTTCTAGCGAAATTATATCAAAGTTTAGAGACGTGTGACAATATTTCATAGAATGAGTACCATAAAAAAGAGAATGACAAATTATTAAGGACAAAATATACTTAGTTGATAGCTATATCTTAAATTTCAATTTCCCTTGATGTGTAGTTGATGGCTTGTAGATGTCCTTTAATCTATCTTGCTTAATTtgattgaatttgaatttagaaATGCCCAAACAATCCATTAATTGTAAACATGAATTatatttgagatttttttattcCTTGTACGTTACCCCCCTTGGTAGCTTAAAACTAACCAACTAAATTGACTCTATATCACCTTATAACACAATGTAAATAGGGCCTTATAATAACTTAAAAATCACGAAGAAAGATTGTGAAGGAGAGAATCCCAATTTAACTTGTGAATCACGTAATTATAAAGATGATAAGATATTCTCATGCAGAAATATGTGGAAACAATCAATGTCAAAACAATATCATAAGTTCTACATAAAATCAGCAGTTGTTGGTCCatataaaatgagaaaaattagAGTGATATGCAGCTATATAAAGTCTAGAAAATATGCAATTCAATTGGAGTGATATTTGAAATACAAGTATAATGGCTGGGCTACCGGATAAGCTTGTCGCGCAGGTGGCGTTCAAGGCTGGAGGGGGCGTGTTTCATCATCTCATGGCAAAAAACCCTAAACACTTTGCCAAAGTTCTACCTAACAAAGTCCAAGATTGTGAACTTCATCAAGGAGATTTTGGAGCTTGTGGCTCTGTTATTCAATGGAAATATGTTCTTGGTACGCATGCTTTGTTAAAGATTTTGATATGCATAAATGATATCCTAATAACTGAATTTAAAAATCATGTACATGTAGGTGGGAAAGAGCAGAGAGCAAAACAAGTTATAGAGGTAGATGAGGCGAAAAAGATAATCACATTCAAAATGATTGAAGGAGATGATCTTGAGCTATACAAAAACATGATTGTAACCTATCACGTTGAGACCAAAGGAGGTGTCGACTTCATAACATGGACCATAGATTATGAGCTGATCAATGCTGACAATCCACACCCAACCGCGCTCCTGAACTACTTCATTGAGTTCACGAAGGAAACCGAGGCTCATATTTTCGGATGAAACTCACCTTATTTTGGGTTCATTCATCAATCCTTTTAAGTTAAAAATATCATGATCAATTTAGTactatatattatctttataaATAAAGTGAAATCAGCATCTATATATCTAGGTTTGACGATgctaaaataaaatttctatGTTCCAAATAAGCCGAGGGATTGGTGAACCAAATAAGTTAACATTGTTATATTCTATctattttatgttttcaaaCTCTGTTTTGTCTTATGTCCCTATTATGAATTTGAGTGATATGATCATCTGTGAATTGATTTAGAACTTGATTCGAATTATGTTTTCGCCAAAGGTTTTTTAGTTTCGTATGTTTCCATCTCATTTGAATTACCTCTTGCAATCAACTTATtatcaacatataataacagaataagatagctcttgtcaaacctcttgtagtaacaacaatggtcagcgtagcatcttttatagccaatctccatcatgaatccatcaaacttcttgtaccaTTGTTTTGGAGtttgctttaaaccatacaagctcttcttcaacttgtaCACAAgatttttctttccttttactACGAATCCCTCAAGTTGTATAatgtacaactcatcctcaaaaTCACCAAGAAGGAAAGTTGTGTTTAAATCCAtctaatataataatagatttTCTTCAACTACCATTACTCAATACTAAATGATATTACTTATTAGTGTTAGTTTCACAATATGAGTGAACAGATCTTTATAATTAATACCGTATAgttgctcaaatcccttgacaaccaAGCTAGCTTTCTTTGTAGCATTTGTTAGCATCATCTTCACTCTTGACAGGGTAGTTAATTCAAATTCGGAGACTGGGATGCGTGTAGAGAAACGAAGAGGGAGAGATAAAGAGATGGGATGCAAACGGAGAGGGAGAAAGAATCTGTCCACAATaattacaaattttaatttggattttgaGAACTTTCGGATATTTTGGATTATTCGGTCCAATTCAAATAAAGTTAAAAAAAGGGGGATTTGGATACACATGATAGTCCAAACTCAATATGCTATCAATTGCCAAGATACAAATTGCTGGACACAATACACAACAAATCACAGGGCAAACACACTGTGTTTTATGATTCTCCCTTCCCCTACTTTGCTGCTGCTAAGTACTGTAACATCCCGaaaataagtttaaaataattaaatggcATGCTATATGTGTTTATAAAAATATGCCAAATAATAGAAATGTACTTAAATTATATCAATTACTATTTTATAGTGACGAAAATTTGCTTATTGGATAAGGATATAGTATTTAACTCCAatattttcttgaatttgaaaGAATAATCTAGAAACAATGATAAAACATGTGTATATGCCATGTGGCTAATTTTAGTccatatatattaaaataatactatgagaTCATGGATATAAAAAGAGGAAGAGGGTTTCTTCCCcaacaactctcggccaacattCTTCTCACTACTATTGTTATCTCTCAACTTTCATTTGTTTATAGTTGATTTGATCCCATCACATACGAGGCTCAATCCAAGGTAGCACATAAACCTTAGCTTGTTTTCATGACctaaaatttatgaaatattgAGTTGTAATAGTATTGGGTTTTGGCTGATTTCATATATGCACATACATGAGATTTAATTGTTGAACTAATAATGATTATGTAATCTTAATAATGATATTGAGAATGTTTTGGTCATTAAATTCCAGCTTTCATAACTCTAAATTATAGAATCATATGGTcaaaatatttggattttagACATTGTGAATAGAGGGTGTTACAAGTACGGTATACCTACAACCTTACCGGCATACTTGTCCATTGTCCGCTTGCAAGAATCGTCTCTAAACTTGATGAAATGAGCATGTTGTACGAGCCTGCTTGGTGCTCAACCCCGGCTGTCTCCATCGTCCCGGCTGTCTCCACCATCCACCATCGAAGGGTGTGGAAGATACCATACATTTCACATTGTAAATAACTGGGTAATACATGTGTAACAAGCTCTTAAATCTATCCAATGAATCGGAAAGGTAACAGCCAATCCCGATCTTGATTAGAAAGACAAAATCGTAGCCACCGTGGAATGAAATTAGGGGTGGGGGAAAAAGCCAAAGAAATGGTATACTGATTGTATTGTAccgaaaataataaaaaagtatcgaatttttggtataccgtaatTTTTGGTGCGGTACGATACAATACCGTAAGTTTTTGGTACGATAACTGTATGAATTTTCTTATACCTCTGTATACAGTGGAATACGGAATATACGTTATATACAAAAATATCGGTATATCGTGGTATACCGAATCTTCAATATATGCTGAAAACCGGTATATACCTATATTCCgaaatatatacataatatatattatattaaatatatttaggggtgtgttatattgttaactcacttttaaattgctaactacaactaaacgATAAGCATTAGATCATTAAATCAAGGCACAAGATCATTTAgcaaaaagttagttataactaacttttaaaaaatattccaaaactttaaatgattataattatctcaatttaaatcattttttaacacaacttatatcaaattaaaaataatttaataaggaTTCTAACGTGATTTAacttgcatatgtttcgatgtcaaaatttgaaaaaaattcttgaatttttgtgtttttcaaGAATCAATTTAATGTCAACGTAGctatcataatatgtcaatGTAATGCTTATACAAtatcaatatgaaattgtgttgacatattcaatgaatcgtattgatatgtttaatacactatattgacatttcgatccaaaaccctaattttaatagttttcatatctttttaaatttaaataacaataaaacgaaattacacatgTCAGTTTACAAACCACTAGATCTCTACAAATCTTATAGTTTaaaattaattgtagttagcaattaaagatagagttagcaattgatcacacccctatatatttatatatataattatttaaaatagatTAATgagataatatatttttatgttcttaaaatatattttttggtATAAAGGTATACGAAAAGGTATGATATAACGGTATAGTGTACCGAAGTTAGGTATATCATACAGTACagtataccgaaattcggtatgatatatAGAAATATCAATACGATAACGGTAGTCATATTATCCATACCAAAATTTCGTTATGCcgaattttggtataccgaaactttcggtacggtaacggtataaaAATTTTCCATACTGATATTTTTTGTATGGTATACGATACAATATTtatggtacggtataccgtaccgaccccgCCCTAAATGTAATCTAGTGCATCTTTTTATTCTGTACCATACCATATTTCGCCAAGAGCGCACCAAACCTTCTAATGTTTACTTTTTTTCCATGTGTTTGGCAAAATCAATGCCACTATCGCGTAGCAGATGGATTGATGTCGGCGCACAGCGGTCCTTA
This sequence is a window from Salvia splendens isolate huo1 chromosome 5, SspV2, whole genome shotgun sequence. Protein-coding genes within it:
- the LOC121803352 gene encoding MLP-like protein 34, with product MAGLPDKLVAQVAFKAGGGVFHHLMAKNPKHFAKVLPNKVQDCELHQGDFGACGSVIQWKYVLGGKEQRAKQVIEVDEAKKIITFKMIEGDDLELYKNMIVTYHVETKGGVDFITWTIDYELINADNPHPTALLNYFIEFTKETEAHIFG